A genomic stretch from Haloferax sp. Atlit-12N includes:
- a CDS encoding phosphate uptake regulator PhoU gives METRKVQRLGPSTLAMTLPAEWAKEHNVEKGDEVTIRTSGKGTLTVLPESVNTEDSKATIRADSLNAEALERAIVAQYVLGRRVIHIEKSEGALDSDHINAVYKAETQLMGLGVIEETPERIAIRCSVDAEDFTLDNLLERLENTGSTMRGEAVKALAHGNPDLAQRALNRERQANKIFVLLLRLIFTSYQNPNLARAVGLDSGFPLIGYRSVAKNLELTADNAEDIANIVMDAEGHTIDVDQSTMRRIREFTDHVDEITTTAVRAVVERDYDLTIECRELFREISDRERDILNDLPEMENQKLLQIREVLVSLQQTAQYAMRNAEIASNLALNEESDHVTID, from the coding sequence ATGGAAACCCGGAAAGTCCAGCGTCTCGGTCCCTCCACGCTGGCGATGACGCTTCCAGCGGAGTGGGCCAAGGAACACAACGTCGAGAAGGGCGACGAAGTGACCATTCGGACGAGCGGGAAGGGAACGCTGACCGTTCTCCCCGAATCGGTCAACACCGAAGATTCGAAGGCGACGATTCGCGCTGACAGTCTAAACGCGGAGGCGCTCGAACGCGCTATCGTGGCGCAGTACGTCCTCGGGCGGCGCGTCATCCACATCGAAAAAAGCGAGGGCGCGCTCGATTCGGACCACATCAACGCCGTCTACAAGGCCGAGACCCAGCTCATGGGCCTCGGCGTCATCGAGGAGACGCCCGAGCGAATCGCGATTCGCTGTTCGGTCGACGCGGAGGACTTCACCCTCGACAACCTGCTCGAACGCCTCGAAAACACGGGGAGCACGATGCGCGGCGAGGCCGTCAAGGCGCTCGCCCACGGCAACCCCGACCTCGCCCAGCGGGCGCTCAACCGCGAGCGGCAGGCGAACAAGATTTTCGTCCTCCTGCTCCGGCTCATCTTCACGTCCTACCAGAATCCCAACCTCGCGCGGGCCGTCGGCCTCGACTCCGGCTTCCCGCTCATCGGCTACCGTTCGGTGGCGAAGAACCTCGAACTGACCGCAGATAACGCCGAGGACATCGCCAACATCGTCATGGACGCCGAGGGACACACCATCGACGTCGACCAGTCGACGATGCGGCGCATCCGCGAGTTCACGGACCACGTCGACGAGATTACGACGACCGCGGTGCGGGCCGTCGTCGAGCGCGACTACGACCTCACAATCGAGTGCCGAGAGTTGTTCCGCGAGATAAGCGACCGCGAGCGCGACATCCTCAACGACCTCCCGGAGATGGAAAACCAGAAGCTCCTCCAGATTCGCGAGGTGCTCGTGAGCCTCCAGCAGACCGCGCAGTACGCGATGCGGAACGCCGAAATCGCGTCGAACCTCGCGCTCAACGAGGAGTCGGACCACGTCACGATAGACTGA
- a CDS encoding molybdopterin-binding protein: MQVAVVTVGDELLAGDTVNTNAAWLCTELTERGVSVERVTTVPDRIADIARVVNEYHAEYDAVVVTGGLGPTHDDVTMEAVAAAFGRSLERNPDAEEWLEANGGYSAADLVEGTTDLPAGSRMLPNDEGVAPGAVIGSVYVLPGVPGEMKTMFARVADEFAGERTHVRFVHTSEPESSLIERFEAVQSTFDVTVGSYPGDHVRIKLAGADEETVESAAAWLEARVELYEE, translated from the coding sequence ATGCAAGTCGCCGTGGTCACCGTCGGGGACGAACTCCTCGCCGGCGACACCGTCAACACGAACGCCGCGTGGTTGTGCACGGAACTGACAGAGCGGGGCGTCTCCGTCGAGCGCGTGACGACGGTCCCCGACCGCATCGCCGACATCGCCCGCGTGGTAAACGAGTACCACGCCGAGTACGACGCCGTCGTCGTCACCGGCGGGCTGGGGCCGACCCACGACGACGTGACGATGGAGGCCGTTGCGGCCGCGTTCGGGCGCTCTTTGGAGCGGAACCCCGACGCCGAGGAGTGGCTGGAGGCCAACGGCGGCTACTCCGCGGCGGACCTCGTGGAGGGGACGACCGACCTCCCCGCCGGGTCGCGGATGCTTCCGAACGACGAGGGCGTCGCGCCCGGCGCGGTCATCGGTTCGGTGTACGTGCTCCCCGGCGTCCCCGGCGAGATGAAAACCATGTTCGCCCGCGTCGCCGACGAGTTCGCCGGCGAGCGGACCCACGTCCGGTTCGTCCACACGTCGGAGCCCGAAAGTTCGCTCATCGAGCGGTTCGAGGCCGTCCAGTCGACGTTCGACGTGACCGTTGGGAGCTATCCCGGCGACCACGTCAGAATCAAACTCGCCGGAGCCGACGAGGAGACCGTCGAATCGGCGGCCGCGTGGCTCGAAGCGCGAGTCGAGTTGTACGAAGAATAG
- a CDS encoding carboxymuconolactone decarboxylase family protein yields MEGMLGQVPSWMEDLAEPASEHSWGLFRDLNLGEDTELSGREKALIGVGVAAATSCPYCIYFHTEEARLGGVTDEELREAVNLAADTKYFSTVLHGNETDLDEFKAETDEIVEYITRQQAPADD; encoded by the coding sequence ATGGAGGGAATGCTCGGTCAAGTCCCGAGTTGGATGGAGGACTTGGCAGAACCGGCGAGCGAACACAGTTGGGGGCTCTTCCGCGACCTCAATCTAGGGGAAGACACCGAACTGTCCGGGCGAGAGAAAGCGCTCATCGGCGTCGGCGTCGCGGCCGCGACTAGCTGTCCCTACTGTATCTACTTCCACACCGAGGAAGCGCGGTTGGGCGGCGTCACGGACGAGGAACTCAGAGAGGCAGTCAACCTCGCCGCCGACACGAAATACTTCTCGACGGTTCTCCACGGGAACGAGACCGACCTCGACGAGTTCAAGGCCGAAACGGACGAAATCGTCGAGTACATCACGAGACAACAGGCACCGGCGGACGACTGA
- a CDS encoding LEA type 2 family protein: protein MGLTSVLFGGKLRIALAALVLVAAGVGGAYATGVIGAPSVDRVDNRFAGVNETETVIETDLYVSNPNPLSANLSGLEVDYGVEMNGHLMATGEKEGVAIGQGTSAVPLRTTLENERIPEWWVSHIQNGEHTDLVVDANVSSETLGRTFEAPEITRSIDTDLLSAFNSTETREIDADSPVVSDPVLYVNETSAEWGESTGERTALELTFVVHNPKPYPVAVSELGYDISMNDVDVGEGTTNSEYVISPKSTETIEATTYIQNDKLDEWWVSHLERDQTTDLRIDFYANLDAGGTTLRVPLDPLTYEKTFETDIFGNKAASEGNETATETTATQTATETATTTSTATATETSTDTATATTTTTETTTTATTTTTTTTTSDGGTTTTDDGLL, encoded by the coding sequence ATGGGACTGACATCCGTGCTGTTCGGCGGAAAACTCCGTATCGCACTCGCCGCGCTGGTGCTCGTCGCGGCCGGCGTCGGCGGGGCGTACGCGACCGGCGTCATCGGCGCGCCGAGCGTCGACCGGGTCGACAACCGGTTCGCCGGGGTCAACGAGACGGAGACGGTCATCGAGACCGACCTGTACGTCTCGAACCCCAACCCGCTGTCCGCGAACCTCTCGGGCCTCGAAGTCGATTACGGCGTCGAGATGAACGGACATCTGATGGCGACGGGCGAGAAGGAAGGCGTCGCTATCGGGCAGGGGACCTCGGCGGTTCCGCTCCGGACGACGCTCGAAAACGAGCGCATCCCCGAGTGGTGGGTCTCGCACATCCAGAACGGCGAACACACCGACCTCGTCGTGGACGCCAACGTCTCCTCGGAGACGCTCGGCCGGACCTTCGAAGCGCCCGAGATAACTCGGAGCATCGACACCGACCTGCTGTCGGCGTTCAACTCGACGGAGACCCGCGAGATAGACGCGGACTCGCCGGTCGTCTCGGACCCCGTGTTGTACGTCAACGAGACGAGCGCCGAGTGGGGCGAGTCCACGGGCGAGCGCACGGCACTCGAACTCACGTTCGTCGTCCACAACCCCAAGCCGTACCCGGTCGCAGTCTCCGAACTCGGCTACGACATCTCCATGAACGACGTGGACGTGGGCGAGGGGACGACGAACTCCGAGTACGTCATCTCCCCGAAGTCGACGGAGACCATCGAGGCGACGACCTACATCCAAAACGACAAACTCGACGAGTGGTGGGTCTCGCACCTCGAACGCGACCAGACGACCGACCTGCGCATCGACTTCTACGCGAACCTCGACGCCGGCGGCACGACCCTCCGCGTCCCGCTCGACCCGCTGACCTACGAGAAGACGTTCGAGACGGACATCTTCGGGAACAAGGCGGCGTCGGAGGGGAACGAGACGGCGACCGAGACGACGGCGACCCAGACGGCCACGGAAACCGCGACGACCACCTCGACCGCGACTGCAACTGAGACTTCGACAGACACCGCGACGGCGACAACGACGACAACCGAGACGACAACGACTGCTACAACGACGACGACTACGACAACCACGTCGGACGGCGGAACCACCACGACCGACGACGGCCTCCTGTAG
- a CDS encoding tRNA (cytidine(56)-2'-O)-methyltransferase: protein MHNEPEVAVLRYGHRPGRDDRMTTHVGLTARALGADRVILPDNAGHSMETVEDITGRFGGPFEVELTEALNGVIRNWEGKVVHLTMYGERVQDVEDDIREAHAEEPLLVVVGGEKVPFEVYEGADWNVGVTNQPHSEVAGLAVFLDRLFDGRELDREWEDAENRVVPMATGKKVVPADEE from the coding sequence ATGCACAACGAACCCGAGGTCGCCGTCCTCCGGTACGGACACCGGCCGGGGCGCGACGACCGGATGACGACGCACGTCGGCCTGACGGCCCGCGCGCTCGGCGCTGACCGGGTCATTCTCCCGGACAACGCCGGCCACTCGATGGAGACCGTCGAGGACATCACGGGCCGGTTCGGCGGCCCCTTCGAGGTCGAACTCACCGAGGCGCTCAACGGCGTCATCCGCAACTGGGAGGGCAAGGTCGTCCACCTCACGATGTACGGCGAGCGCGTTCAGGACGTGGAGGACGACATCCGCGAGGCGCACGCCGAGGAACCGCTTCTCGTCGTCGTCGGCGGGGAGAAGGTCCCCTTCGAGGTGTACGAGGGGGCGGACTGGAACGTCGGCGTCACGAACCAGCCGCACTCGGAGGTCGCCGGCCTCGCGGTGTTCCTCGACCGCCTGTTCGACGGGCGCGAACTCGACCGCGAGTGGGAGGACGCCGAAAACCGGGTCGTCCCGATGGCGACGGGCAAGAAAGTCGTGCCGGCCGACGAGGAGTAA
- a CDS encoding ATP-NAD kinase family protein, whose protein sequence is MRIGVVVNPVAGMGGRVGLKGTDGKVEEARARGAEPRSPERARRALSRLFEAAPETELLAWGGEMGASTARDAGFDPDVLGEPSDDETSAADTIAAVEAFVDADADLVLFVGGDGTAADVAEALGGTDVPMLGVPAGVKVYSSVFAVSPEDAAHVVTSFERTEAREVMDIDEDDYREGEVRPELRAVAHVPVAEDLQSSKQTGGGTVEALAAGVADDIRGTEGVTYVLGPGSTVGAVKAELGIDGSPLGVDVYRDGEVLARDATEAEILDHLGEENVIVVTPIGGQGFVFGRGNPQLSPDVIRRCDVSVVASRSKLDAIPVLRVDTDDPELDADLRGWTKVRVGRVERRMMKIE, encoded by the coding sequence ATGCGAATCGGTGTCGTCGTCAACCCCGTCGCGGGGATGGGCGGCCGGGTCGGCCTGAAGGGAACCGACGGGAAAGTCGAGGAGGCCAGAGCGCGCGGCGCGGAGCCGCGGTCGCCGGAGCGGGCGCGACGGGCGCTCTCCCGGCTCTTCGAGGCCGCCCCCGAGACGGAACTGCTCGCGTGGGGCGGCGAGATGGGCGCGTCGACCGCCCGAGACGCCGGCTTCGACCCCGACGTGCTCGGCGAACCGTCCGACGACGAAACGAGCGCGGCCGACACCATCGCCGCCGTCGAGGCGTTCGTCGACGCCGACGCGGACCTCGTGTTGTTCGTCGGCGGCGACGGCACCGCGGCGGACGTGGCCGAGGCGCTCGGCGGAACCGATGTGCCGATGCTCGGCGTCCCCGCGGGCGTGAAGGTTTACTCCTCCGTCTTCGCCGTCTCGCCCGAGGACGCCGCCCACGTCGTCACCTCGTTCGAGCGGACCGAGGCCCGCGAGGTCATGGACATCGACGAGGACGACTACCGCGAGGGCGAGGTCAGGCCGGAACTTCGGGCGGTCGCACACGTCCCCGTCGCGGAGGACCTCCAGTCGTCGAAACAGACCGGCGGCGGCACCGTCGAGGCGCTCGCCGCGGGCGTCGCCGACGACATCCGCGGGACCGAGGGCGTCACCTACGTTCTCGGCCCCGGGAGCACCGTCGGCGCGGTGAAAGCCGAGTTGGGTATCGACGGGTCGCCGCTCGGCGTCGACGTCTACCGCGACGGCGAGGTGCTCGCCCGCGACGCGACCGAGGCCGAGATTCTCGACCACCTCGGCGAGGAGAACGTCATCGTCGTCACCCCAATCGGCGGACAGGGGTTCGTCTTCGGCCGCGGCAACCCCCAACTCTCGCCGGACGTGATTCGCCGCTGTGACGTGTCGGTCGTCGCCTCCCGGTCGAAACTCGACGCGATTCCGGTCCTCCGGGTCGATACCGACGACCCCGAACTCGACGCCGACCTTCGCGGGTGGACGAAAGTCCGCGTGGGCCGCGTTGAGCGCCGGATGATGAAAATCGAGTGA
- a CDS encoding NAD-dependent epimerase/dehydratase family protein, with protein sequence MSLELSDKRVLVTGGAGLVGSHLAARLSEDNHVVVADDLSKGDREQVPDGVEFVQADMTDPDDVAEAVTEDLDIVFHFAAYTDTNYGNPRQLFEENTEMTYNILERMQEVGVSNISFTSSSTIYGEAPRPTPEDYAPLEPISIYGSSKLADEGLLSTFAHSYDVTVYMYRFANIVGPNQRGNVIPDFIEKLLEDPETLEILGDGRQEKSYLHVEDCIDAMCHIVENAERDYNVYNLGTRTTTSVTTIANIVADVLDLDPEFEYTGGDRGWTGDVPKMRLSIEKLSALGWEPDGSSDEAVRRAAEELAEELRAEYE encoded by the coding sequence ATGTCGCTGGAACTCTCCGACAAGCGCGTCCTCGTGACCGGGGGCGCGGGACTCGTCGGCTCTCACCTCGCCGCGCGCCTCTCCGAGGACAACCACGTCGTCGTCGCGGACGACCTTTCGAAGGGAGACCGTGAGCAGGTCCCCGACGGCGTCGAGTTCGTACAGGCCGACATGACCGACCCGGACGACGTCGCCGAGGCCGTCACCGAGGACCTCGACATCGTCTTCCACTTCGCGGCCTACACGGACACGAACTACGGCAACCCCCGTCAGCTGTTCGAGGAGAACACCGAGATGACCTACAACATCCTCGAACGGATGCAGGAGGTCGGCGTGTCGAACATCTCCTTTACCTCCTCGTCGACGATTTACGGCGAGGCCCCGCGGCCGACGCCCGAGGACTACGCGCCGCTCGAACCCATCAGCATCTACGGCTCCTCCAAACTCGCCGACGAGGGTCTCCTGTCGACGTTCGCCCACTCGTACGACGTTACGGTCTACATGTACCGCTTCGCCAACATCGTCGGCCCGAACCAGCGCGGCAACGTCATCCCGGATTTCATCGAGAAGCTCCTCGAAGACCCCGAGACGCTCGAAATCCTCGGCGACGGCCGACAGGAGAAGTCCTACCTCCACGTCGAGGACTGCATCGACGCGATGTGCCACATCGTCGAGAACGCCGAGCGCGACTACAACGTCTACAACCTCGGTACGCGGACGACGACCTCCGTGACGACCATCGCCAACATCGTCGCCGACGTGCTGGACCTCGACCCCGAGTTCGAGTACACCGGCGGCGACCGCGGCTGGACCGGCGACGTGCCGAAGATGCGCCTCTCCATCGAGAAGCTCTCCGCGCTCGGCTGGGAGCCCGATGGGTCGAGCGACGAGGCCGTCCGCCGCGCCGCCGAGGAACTCGCCGAAGAGCTTCGCGCCGAGTACGAATAA
- a CDS encoding DUF2797 domain-containing protein produces MQVVGYDTGTPALFVSASGGIDSVALDPGTELDYRLGERHCAGTIHDDRHVACDNDRAPYCADHRHTWVCAKCTGTCLKDEMDCYEDHAVYLAAFAPDTFKVGVTREWRLDTRLREQGADRAAHVRTFSDGRVAREYEAELATEIPDRIRVPTKIEGFGRSVDAAAWDALVSEFDSIETFAFDYGLDLDGSPVAETVATGTVRGVKGRVLVLDHRGTTYAVDMRDLVGHELEDGGTDRDLQSSLGAFG; encoded by the coding sequence GTGCAGGTCGTCGGCTACGATACCGGAACCCCCGCGCTGTTCGTGAGCGCGAGCGGCGGCATCGACTCGGTCGCGCTCGACCCCGGCACCGAACTGGACTACCGCCTCGGCGAGCGCCACTGCGCGGGCACCATCCACGACGACCGCCACGTCGCCTGCGACAACGACCGCGCGCCGTACTGCGCTGACCACCGCCACACGTGGGTCTGCGCGAAGTGTACCGGGACGTGCCTGAAAGACGAGATGGACTGCTACGAGGACCACGCGGTCTACCTCGCCGCGTTCGCCCCCGACACGTTCAAAGTCGGCGTCACTCGCGAGTGGCGGCTCGACACCCGTCTGCGCGAGCAGGGCGCGGACCGCGCGGCCCACGTTCGGACGTTCTCCGACGGCCGCGTCGCCCGCGAGTACGAGGCCGAACTGGCGACCGAAATTCCCGACCGCATCCGCGTCCCGACCAAAATCGAGGGGTTCGGCCGGTCGGTCGACGCCGCGGCGTGGGACGCCCTCGTCTCCGAGTTCGACTCCATCGAGACGTTCGCGTTCGACTACGGCCTCGACCTCGACGGCTCGCCGGTCGCCGAGACCGTCGCCACGGGGACCGTCCGCGGCGTGAAGGGGCGCGTGCTCGTCCTCGACCACCGCGGGACGACCTACGCGGTCGACATGCGCGACCTCGTCGGCCACGAACTCGAAGACGGCGGGACGGACCGCGACCTCCAGTCGAGCCTCGGCGCGTTCGGCTGA
- a CDS encoding DUF5803 family protein: MNRRLLVGIAALALLLVTAGCLGGTSSVSNDRLDAEPDGEYAWSAETDAHITVQDNGRFRAVYEMNDTSVDLYRFDGFGSRTPLPVEAVRYRYENGTVINGTELKARGGDVTQNDRITNVTLPADAGSAGKIAFSSSSSPKRFSLPVFVEGSYEVVLPADRRVDFPIFGAVRPSGYETEVVDDRVHIRWPEVTDGNVVVQFYLQRDLGIFAAVAAVSVLVGGAGILYYRRQIQALRDRRQELGLDVEDDDR, encoded by the coding sequence ATGAACAGGCGACTCCTCGTCGGTATCGCCGCGCTCGCCCTCCTCCTCGTGACCGCCGGCTGTCTCGGCGGCACCTCCAGCGTGTCGAACGACCGCCTCGACGCCGAGCCCGACGGCGAGTACGCGTGGTCCGCGGAGACCGACGCGCACATCACCGTTCAGGACAACGGCCGGTTCCGCGCGGTCTACGAGATGAACGACACCTCGGTCGATCTCTACCGCTTCGACGGCTTCGGCAGTCGGACGCCGCTTCCGGTCGAGGCGGTCCGCTACCGCTACGAGAACGGGACCGTCATCAACGGGACCGAACTGAAGGCCCGCGGCGGCGACGTGACCCAGAACGACCGCATCACGAACGTCACGCTTCCCGCGGACGCCGGGAGCGCCGGCAAAATCGCGTTCAGTTCGTCCTCGTCGCCGAAGCGGTTCTCGCTTCCCGTCTTCGTCGAGGGGAGCTACGAGGTCGTCCTGCCCGCCGACCGCCGCGTCGACTTCCCGATATTCGGGGCGGTTCGACCGTCCGGCTACGAGACCGAGGTCGTCGATGACCGGGTCCACATCCGGTGGCCCGAGGTGACCGACGGGAACGTCGTCGTGCAGTTCTACCTCCAGCGCGACCTCGGCATCTTCGCGGCCGTCGCGGCCGTCTCGGTGCTGGTCGGGGGCGCGGGGATACTCTACTACCGCCGGCAGATTCAGGCGCTCCGCGACCGCCGACAAGAACTCGGCTTGGACGTGGAAGACGACGACCGCTGA
- a CDS encoding DUF2110 family protein, whose amino-acid sequence MVVLATKCYIDGDARERALDSLTSLVANDIGDLDVEYDIGVRDDDFISVTVSGADETVARNVLREEWGEVTPHLSAGETYVGTLEHWDDDGFVLDAGIEVRVPTEELGLGRGSATQIRDRFGLVQHMPLTFVYGGDDEPSRLADEQIDRLYDWTRGSGRVNVNSATRGEVRATVNRAGHAKDIVTVERLGLLEQSIVCRDETDPPGLLASIGSYLPAELKCVIGQ is encoded by the coding sequence ATGGTCGTTCTCGCAACGAAGTGCTACATCGACGGCGACGCCCGCGAGCGAGCGCTCGACAGTCTCACCTCGCTCGTCGCCAACGACATCGGCGACCTCGACGTGGAGTACGACATCGGCGTCCGCGACGACGACTTCATCTCCGTGACGGTCTCCGGCGCCGACGAGACGGTCGCGCGCAACGTCCTCCGCGAGGAGTGGGGCGAGGTCACGCCGCACCTCTCGGCCGGTGAGACCTACGTCGGTACGCTCGAACACTGGGACGACGACGGCTTCGTCCTCGACGCCGGCATCGAGGTCCGCGTTCCGACCGAGGAACTCGGCCTCGGCCGCGGCTCCGCGACCCAGATTCGCGACCGCTTCGGCCTCGTCCAGCACATGCCGCTGACGTTCGTCTACGGCGGCGACGACGAGCCCTCGCGGCTGGCCGACGAGCAGATAGACCGCCTCTACGACTGGACCCGCGGCAGCGGTCGCGTCAACGTCAACAGCGCGACCCGCGGCGAGGTTCGCGCGACGGTCAACCGCGCCGGCCACGCGAAGGACATCGTGACGGTCGAGCGCCTCGGCCTCCTCGAACAGAGCATCGTCTGCCGGGACGAGACCGACCCGCCGGGCCTCCTCGCCAGCATCGGCTCGTACCTGCCGGCCGAACTGAAGTGCGTCATCGGCCAGTAA
- a CDS encoding transcription factor TFIIE subunit alpha — protein sequence MAFEELLNDPVIQKYLHELVGPTGMPVAAAPPDGEVTDEELAEELRLELNDVRRALFILYENDLASYRRVRDEDSGWLTYLWTFHYENIPENLEEEMYRLLEALEERLDYERDHEFYLSEPAGIRFEFSEAMELGFQCPETGAPLEPMDNDDLVDAMERRIEELRDELNVEVTGTN from the coding sequence ATGGCTTTTGAGGAGTTACTGAACGACCCTGTTATCCAGAAGTACCTCCACGAGTTGGTTGGGCCCACTGGGATGCCGGTCGCGGCGGCACCCCCGGACGGCGAGGTCACCGACGAGGAACTCGCCGAGGAACTGCGGCTCGAGCTCAACGACGTGCGCCGTGCGCTCTTTATCCTCTACGAGAACGACCTCGCGTCGTATCGTCGCGTCCGCGACGAGGATTCCGGCTGGCTCACCTACCTCTGGACGTTCCACTACGAAAACATCCCCGAGAACCTCGAAGAGGAGATGTACCGCCTCCTCGAGGCGCTCGAGGAACGACTCGACTACGAGCGCGACCACGAGTTCTACCTCTCGGAACCCGCCGGCATTCGCTTCGAGTTCTCCGAGGCGATGGAGCTGGGCTTCCAGTGTCCCGAGACCGGCGCGCCCCTCGAACCGATGGACAACGACGACCTCGTTGACGCGATGGAACGACGCATCGAAGAGCTTCGAGACGAGCTCAACGTCGAAGTGACGGGGACGAACTGA
- a CDS encoding glycosyltransferase family 4 protein, with the protein MQSVAAFTDTYLPTVNGVTYTIQTWRERWHRRGGRMDVVFPADDDYDPEPGEYGVRSLPFPFYEGIRIGAPRIPGAVGDVDVVHAHTPFGLGLAGLRLARRRDLPLVATYHTPTGEYAEYLSSVGAIERGVERTAERYERWFFDRADAVIVPSEDAERRLVDEVGVEAEIVVLSNGIDVERFEPVAGDDFRRRYDLGDGDLIGYTGRHGYEKRLDELVRAAADLDATLVFGGDGPARDELSALADDLGVDARFLGFLDREELPAFYSALDVFCFPSPVETQGLVALEANACGTPVVGVNEGALENTVLDGVTGYHYESGDLDGFRRGIRRALAEREELSARCLDRRDEVSVDRSVDRLAALYDRLASE; encoded by the coding sequence ATGCAGTCGGTCGCCGCGTTCACCGACACGTACCTACCGACCGTCAACGGCGTCACCTACACGATTCAGACGTGGCGCGAGCGGTGGCACCGCCGCGGCGGCCGCATGGACGTGGTGTTCCCGGCGGACGACGACTACGACCCCGAACCGGGCGAGTACGGCGTTCGAAGCCTCCCCTTCCCGTTCTACGAGGGGATTCGAATCGGCGCGCCGCGGATTCCGGGGGCCGTCGGCGATGTCGACGTCGTCCACGCTCACACCCCGTTCGGTCTCGGGCTGGCCGGCCTCCGACTCGCCCGCCGGCGCGACCTCCCGCTCGTGGCGACCTACCACACCCCAACCGGCGAGTACGCCGAGTACCTCAGCTCCGTCGGCGCTATCGAGCGCGGCGTCGAGCGCACCGCCGAGCGGTACGAGCGGTGGTTCTTCGACCGCGCCGACGCGGTCATCGTCCCGAGCGAGGACGCCGAGCGCCGCCTCGTCGACGAGGTCGGCGTCGAGGCCGAAATCGTCGTCCTCTCGAACGGCATCGACGTAGAGCGGTTCGAGCCGGTCGCGGGCGACGACTTCCGCCGCCGCTACGACCTCGGCGACGGGGACCTCATCGGCTACACGGGCCGGCACGGCTACGAGAAACGCCTCGACGAACTCGTCCGGGCCGCGGCCGACCTCGACGCGACGCTCGTCTTCGGCGGCGACGGTCCCGCCCGCGACGAGCTGTCAGCCCTCGCCGACGACCTCGGCGTGGACGCTCGCTTCCTCGGCTTCCTCGACCGCGAGGAACTGCCGGCGTTCTACTCCGCGCTCGACGTGTTCTGTTTCCCGAGCCCCGTCGAGACGCAGGGGCTCGTCGCGCTGGAGGCCAACGCCTGCGGGACGCCCGTCGTCGGCGTCAACGAGGGCGCGCTTGAGAACACCGTCCTCGACGGCGTGACCGGCTACCACTACGAATCCGGCGACTTAGACGGGTTCCGCCGCGGGATTCGGCGCGCGCTGGCGGAACGCGAGGAACTCAGCGCGCGCTGTCTCGACCGCCGCGACGAGGTGAGCGTCGACCGCTCCGTCGACCGGCTCGCGGCGCTCTACGACCGGTTGGCGTCGGAATAA